The proteins below come from a single Etheostoma spectabile isolate EspeVRDwgs_2016 chromosome 4, UIUC_Espe_1.0, whole genome shotgun sequence genomic window:
- the slc38a3b gene encoding sodium-coupled neutral amino acid transporter 3 isoform X1: MEPTQSEMNILSNGKSHNLRGDVGVPMKMLPDEDHNGTQTVRFDDPDGGLENEEFLPSEDGKKPIRFTDFEGKTSFGMSVFNLGNAIMGSGILGLAYAMANTGILLFLFLLTAVAALSSYSVHLLLKSSGIVGIRAYEQLGYRAFGTPGKMAAGIAITLQNIGAFPRYPYLEKNCAGIQAFLKGDYNSDLWYLNGNYLVIMVSVCVILPLALMKQLGYLGYTSGFSLSCMVFFLSAVIYKKFQIPCPFEEYSTNSTAAHLSLNISSHGNEHTNNLLHKDDDSQCFPGLFTVNSQTAYTIPILAFAFVCHPEVLPIYTELRNPTQKKMQKVSNVSIFVMYSMYFLAALFGYLTFYDKVEPELLHTYNRIDPYDTLILCVRVAVLTAVTLTVPIVLFPVRRAIQQMAFPTKSFNWLRHIAIAVVLLTIINMLVIFAPNILGIFGVIGATSAPCLIFIFPAVFYIRIVPKDDEPMTSTPKILAVCFTALGVSFMVMSLSFIIIDWTTGGGHAAGGH; this comes from the exons ATGGAACCTACTCAGTCAGAGATGAACATCTTATCCAACGGGAAAAGTCACAACCTCAGAGGAGATGTGGGTGTGCCAATGAAGATGTTACCAGATGAGGATCA CAATGGCACACAAACAGTGAG ATTTGATGATCCTGATGGAGGACTGGAGAATGAGGAATTTTTGCCCAGTGAAGATGGAAAGAAACCTATACGCTTCACAGAT TTTGAAGGAAAGACATCTTTTGGCATGTCTGTCTTCAACTTGGGTAATGCTATTATGGGCAGTGGAATCCTCGGATTGGCGTATGCCATGGCCAACACTGGCATACTCCTCTTCTT GTTTCTTCTGACTGCAGTAGCAGCCTTGTCATCTTACTCTGTTCATCTGCTGCTCAAATCTTCTGGCATTGTGG GAATTCGAGCTTATGAACAGCTGGGGTACAGGGCCTTTGGCACTCCTGGAAAAATGGCTGCTGGTATAGCAATAACGCTGCAGAATATTGGAG CTTTTCCCCGCTACCCGTACCTTGAAAAGAATTGCGCTGGTATCCAAGCTTTCCTGAAAGGAGATTACAACTCTGA TCTGTGGTACTTGAATGGAAACTATCTAGTCATCAtggtctctgtctgtgtcatcCTGCCCCTGGCTTTAATGAAACAGCTCG GTTACCTCGGTTACACCAGTGGCTTTTCTCTCAGCTGTATggtgttttttctctctgcg GTTATCTATAAAAAGTTTCAGATTCCTTGCCCATTCGAGGAGTATTCAACCAACAGTACTGCTGCCCACCTCAGCCTGAACATCTCAAGCCACGGCAATGAGCACACCAATAATCTGCTTCACAAGGACGATGACTCCCAATGCTTCCCAGGATTGTTCACCGTCAACTCACAG ACAGCATACACCATTCCCATCTTGGCTTTCGCCTTTGTTTGCCACCCCGAGGTCCTCCCCATCTACACTGAGCTCCGCAA TCCAACGCAGAAGAAGATGCAGAAGGTGTCCAACGTCTCCATCTTTGTCATGTACAGCATGTACTTTCTGGCAGCTCTCTTTGGCTACTTGACCTTTTATG ACAAAGTGGAACCTGAACTGCTGCACACTTACAACCGCATTGATCCTTACGACACTTTGATCCTGTGTGTGCGAGTGGCCGTCCTCACGGCTGTGACGCTGACCGTCCCTATCGTGTTGTTCCCC GTACGCAGAGCAATCCAGCAGATGGCATTCCCCACCAAGTCTTTCAATTGGTTGCGTCACATTGCCATTGCAGTCGTTCTGCTCACCATCATCAACATGCTGGTGATATTTGCTCCCAACATCTTGGGAATCTTTGGCGTCATTG GTGCCACGTCAGCTCCATGCCTCATTTTCATCTTCCCTGCTGTCTTTTATATCCGCATTGTTCCAAAAGATGACGAACCGATGACCTCTACTCCTAAGATACTG GCTGTTTGTTTTACTGCTTTGGGTGTCTCCTTCATGGTAATGAGTCTGAGCTTTATAATCATCGACTGGACAACGGGGGGCGGCCATGCTGCAGGAGGCCACTAA
- the slc38a3b gene encoding sodium-coupled neutral amino acid transporter 3 isoform X2 produces the protein MEPTQSEMNILSNGKSHNLRGDVGVPMKMLPDEDQFDDPDGGLENEEFLPSEDGKKPIRFTDFEGKTSFGMSVFNLGNAIMGSGILGLAYAMANTGILLFLFLLTAVAALSSYSVHLLLKSSGIVGIRAYEQLGYRAFGTPGKMAAGIAITLQNIGAFPRYPYLEKNCAGIQAFLKGDYNSDLWYLNGNYLVIMVSVCVILPLALMKQLGYLGYTSGFSLSCMVFFLSAVIYKKFQIPCPFEEYSTNSTAAHLSLNISSHGNEHTNNLLHKDDDSQCFPGLFTVNSQTAYTIPILAFAFVCHPEVLPIYTELRNPTQKKMQKVSNVSIFVMYSMYFLAALFGYLTFYDKVEPELLHTYNRIDPYDTLILCVRVAVLTAVTLTVPIVLFPVRRAIQQMAFPTKSFNWLRHIAIAVVLLTIINMLVIFAPNILGIFGVIGATSAPCLIFIFPAVFYIRIVPKDDEPMTSTPKILAVCFTALGVSFMVMSLSFIIIDWTTGGGHAAGGH, from the exons ATGGAACCTACTCAGTCAGAGATGAACATCTTATCCAACGGGAAAAGTCACAACCTCAGAGGAGATGTGGGTGTGCCAATGAAGATGTTACCAGATGAGGATCA ATTTGATGATCCTGATGGAGGACTGGAGAATGAGGAATTTTTGCCCAGTGAAGATGGAAAGAAACCTATACGCTTCACAGAT TTTGAAGGAAAGACATCTTTTGGCATGTCTGTCTTCAACTTGGGTAATGCTATTATGGGCAGTGGAATCCTCGGATTGGCGTATGCCATGGCCAACACTGGCATACTCCTCTTCTT GTTTCTTCTGACTGCAGTAGCAGCCTTGTCATCTTACTCTGTTCATCTGCTGCTCAAATCTTCTGGCATTGTGG GAATTCGAGCTTATGAACAGCTGGGGTACAGGGCCTTTGGCACTCCTGGAAAAATGGCTGCTGGTATAGCAATAACGCTGCAGAATATTGGAG CTTTTCCCCGCTACCCGTACCTTGAAAAGAATTGCGCTGGTATCCAAGCTTTCCTGAAAGGAGATTACAACTCTGA TCTGTGGTACTTGAATGGAAACTATCTAGTCATCAtggtctctgtctgtgtcatcCTGCCCCTGGCTTTAATGAAACAGCTCG GTTACCTCGGTTACACCAGTGGCTTTTCTCTCAGCTGTATggtgttttttctctctgcg GTTATCTATAAAAAGTTTCAGATTCCTTGCCCATTCGAGGAGTATTCAACCAACAGTACTGCTGCCCACCTCAGCCTGAACATCTCAAGCCACGGCAATGAGCACACCAATAATCTGCTTCACAAGGACGATGACTCCCAATGCTTCCCAGGATTGTTCACCGTCAACTCACAG ACAGCATACACCATTCCCATCTTGGCTTTCGCCTTTGTTTGCCACCCCGAGGTCCTCCCCATCTACACTGAGCTCCGCAA TCCAACGCAGAAGAAGATGCAGAAGGTGTCCAACGTCTCCATCTTTGTCATGTACAGCATGTACTTTCTGGCAGCTCTCTTTGGCTACTTGACCTTTTATG ACAAAGTGGAACCTGAACTGCTGCACACTTACAACCGCATTGATCCTTACGACACTTTGATCCTGTGTGTGCGAGTGGCCGTCCTCACGGCTGTGACGCTGACCGTCCCTATCGTGTTGTTCCCC GTACGCAGAGCAATCCAGCAGATGGCATTCCCCACCAAGTCTTTCAATTGGTTGCGTCACATTGCCATTGCAGTCGTTCTGCTCACCATCATCAACATGCTGGTGATATTTGCTCCCAACATCTTGGGAATCTTTGGCGTCATTG GTGCCACGTCAGCTCCATGCCTCATTTTCATCTTCCCTGCTGTCTTTTATATCCGCATTGTTCCAAAAGATGACGAACCGATGACCTCTACTCCTAAGATACTG GCTGTTTGTTTTACTGCTTTGGGTGTCTCCTTCATGGTAATGAGTCTGAGCTTTATAATCATCGACTGGACAACGGGGGGCGGCCATGCTGCAGGAGGCCACTAA